Genomic window (Drosophila albomicans strain 15112-1751.03 chromosome X, ASM965048v2, whole genome shotgun sequence):
GTAAAAGTGGCGCACATATGCGCTATCGCCCGCAGGATTGGACGAACTCCAAATGCCGGCATACACTGCATGTGAGTGGAAGGAGCTTGAAGGAGAATCACCAAGCGAGAAGCATTTCCTATTTCATGTTCTTACTCTTAATTCCCATCTTCTCTCCTTTAGGCAGCAATGCAGAAGACGGTGGTGGAGCGTCGGGCTATCTATAAGCACATATGCGAGAAAGTGAAGCCCGTATTGCATTATTTTCTTCTGGAAAAGTTCAACACGCCTGGCGTTTGGTTCGAGCGTCGTTTGGCGTACATCAATAGCGTCGCCATCACCTCGATGGTGGGCTATGTCCTCGGTCTGGGCGATCGTCATGTCCAGAACATACTCATCGATGAGCAGACAGCCGAAGTGGTGCACATTGATTTTGGTGTGTATCAAATAAAAGCATTTTACTATCTCGTATTAAACCTCTTTTCTATTATTTGCAGGCATTGCCTTTGAGCAGGGCAAAATACAGACGACACCGGAGACGGTGCCGTTTCGCTTAACACGCGACATTGTTGCACCGATGGGCGTGTGTGGCACCAATGGTGTGTTTACCAAATCCTGCGAAGCTGTCATGCATATTTTGCGACGCTATAAACCTGTTCTGATGACCATACTCGAGGTCTTGCTCTATGATCCATTGTTCATTTGGGGTGTGCTCTCCAATCAGCCAACGAACGAGGAATCGAAGAACTTATTGGCACAGCGTGCCCTGTTGCTGGTGCAGCACAAGCTGGAGGGTCGCGAAAGTGGCATATTGGATAACACAAGTGTGGAGACGCAGGTGCAGCATTTGATCAACGAGGCCAGGCAGCCATCTAATTTGGCGTTGCTCTTTCCCGGCTGGGATCCTTATCTGTGATACAGTACAACCTTTTACATCACTTAAAACCAGCATTTGCAacgtttgtttttaatatgttaaattaaattatatagaaaagaaagtcttttttttgttttagtttggTTTCtagataaacaaatttgaatttcgattTGTAGCACTTCAATGTCGATAACAACGATAAATATTGCCAAGCACTAGTTATCGCATTAATGCTGGGTTGCCAGACAATTTACTAGCTTCCATCGAGCAAATAACTTGGGGTGGCAACGCTCGCCCTTGGCCCaagcacaaataaataatattaacattgTGCTGAAGTGTGAAGTGAAAGTAGTTTTAAGCAGTTTCCCATGCTGCGCCCAAAAGCATAACAAAACGATTTGTGTGGTTGCATGAACATGAATATggacaagaacaacaagatgCGCCTGGCAATGCAAGATGGCGGGGCTGCAAATaacgcaacaacagcaacaagaacaaaaacaatagcaacaaacaatgatgatgattggATTCGTTTATCACAATGGGTGCATTGTTTATGTGTGGTCACCTTCGATCTGAATCTTGGCCAAGCCCTGGAGTATGTGTATCCGCCGCAGCACATGCCCAGCGAACAGGAGGTGAGCAACATCTGTTACATGGCCTTTCCCGACTCCAATTCCGGATGCATGGGCGACACCAAGTTCCATATGCGTTTGCGATCCTGTCAAGCATCGCCGTTGCCATCGTCCGCCGCCGCCTCCCGCTACAACGGACAATGTGCGCCCGCGTTGCGCAGCGACGGTAGCCACTATTGGggttttgtttactttcgcCAGAAGCGTGATCCGAACTTGCCGCGCGGATATTTCCAAAAGAGTTTGATCATCATCACCCGACTGCCGTTCTTCAATCTGTACTACGACATGCTCGAGCAGCTGGCCCCCAAATACTTTGAGCAGGGCAACGAACTGTTGCATTTGGCCTGCGCCCAGATCAACAGCCAATGGCCCGCCTTGACGGTGGGTCAAACGCTCCGACTGCCGCTCTTGGAGTGCAGTTATGAGATCAGCATACCCAAGGCAAGTAGCAGCAGTCGCAAAACggtctcctcctcctcctcagcCAGTTCATCCGCCAGCACGCCCCCCACACTGCCCCTGGAGTCACCCACATCGATCAAAGTGCTGGCCTCGGTCAACGAAGTGGAGCTATTCCACAGTCTGCACTTTGTGCTCGAGCATTTGTATACGCTGTGGGAGCTGGTCATCACAGCCGAACCCATTGTCGTAGTGGGCACATCGCCCGCCGATTGTTCGCACATGGTTCAATCGTTAGTGGCTGTGATTGCGCCGTTGGAATACTGTGCGGAGGCGCGTCCCTATTTCACCATACACGACAGCGAGTTCAAGGAGTTTACGCAGGAGGCGAACCatcgaagcagcagcaacagctgctgtccAGCTGTCATGCTCGGTGTCACCAATCCGTTCTTTGTGAAACTGCTCAAGGATTGGCCGCACATGCTGCGTCTGGTGGACAACCAGGTGAGCTAAAGTCACAATACATTCAATCAATCTATGGCTAATatatgatttttgatttttgcagAAGAacatgcagcaacagcagcaggagctgaTGCACAAGAGCTCACGACATGGCCAGGACAATGGGAATGTGAAGCTGCAACCGACGATGgccaacaaccacaacataCTGCTTAATGGCAGCCTGACAGCAGCGGGCGACAGCTCCACCGCGGGTCTGCACACCAAATACAAGCCGTACCTCAAGAAGGACAAGACGCTGCTCAAGAAGGTGCTGCTGGGGATGAAGACAAAGCGGCCGGAACATGTCCAAACGGCGCTCATACGTCGCTATCTGTTGGAGTTGACCCAGAGCTTCATGATACCCCTGGAGCGTTACATGGCCTCACTGATGCCCCTGCAAAAGGACATTAGTCCCTTTAAATCGGCACCGAATGCGAGCTCATTTAAGCTCGATGATTTCCTGGCCACGCTGGAGACAGCGGGACCGCAATTGACGTCGTCGTTGAAGGGCGATTGGAAGGGTCTATACAGGCGCTTTGTGAAATCACCCAATTTCCGGGGTTGGTACGAGGCGCGTCATCGGGAGTTGCAGCTAACACTGcaggagctgcagctgcaggcGCTGTCGGAGGCGAATCTGGAGCATTGGGCGCACGACAAGCAGGAGGTGGAAATAATTGATATGATACTCAAAttgaaacagaaactgaatCTCTACAGTGATAAGTCACAGCTGGAGGGGATCAACTgtccgagcagcagcagcagcatcacacAGCGTCAGATCCGGGCGCAAATCGAGTGCATGAAGGGATTGCTGCCCTCGGACTTGAAGAATGTCGTGAATCTTTGATCGTTTGTGCAGTTCCCATCATCCCATCTAATAGTTGATATTTTACgttaaatttgtttcatttttgtttttcgtgtttgtgtttgtgtttgccagTCACAAATGAAAGGAAGACGAGAGAAGAGTTCCCTTAAAAGTTCTAGTTAGATGTGTTGTTGTCTCCTCTTCCtcatatataaaaacataaactataaactatatataaacatatactaTATCTAGTATGTAAGCTGAATCGATTTGCTGTACAAATTAACCATATCCATACACGAATGTTTtccaaaaaccaaaatttcCAACGATTGTATATAAAGTTAAGTTGAAGACGAACATTTTTAGTCCCTCCCCCCTCCACCAGAAAATTGTCCAATACAAAATTACTATTCctattattgtatattgtaaaaaaaaaacaaaaaaaacgaaatgaaaaacaaatcgaatgtTTTATGCGAGTTTCCCCAAAGTAAAGATTCCAATTATAGTAAATGAAATGTGATTTGTTTCATTCTAACATTCTAACAATTGTcattgtaataattattagtttttatttagttaaacgcaaaatttaattatactttAGTCAATTTCCAGAGATTATATAGTTactactatttattatttaaaagcaatGCATTTCATTATAAACTCTGCAGTGAATTTTTGCTTCTATGTACCATAAAAAGTAAGTATTGCGACCTTTTGATAAGCGTTGAGGTCGTATCAAACCCTTTGCGATAACAAATCTTATCGCTGTACCTCTCAAAATGCAGCAGAAATAATTGATTCAGTCGAGCGACGAGATGTGTGATAGAAACTGCTGGACTGAAGAATACCTGGTAAGCAAAACAAGATCGAAACAAGTGCTCAAGCAAcacaatactaaaaatataccattgcatatatttggtatatttatgtagcagttatttaaaaaaaaaaagtctacTGCAGTCGAATcctatttgctttatttaacattctggtatattttgtactttctAGTATgtcgacataccaaatatagctctcggtatattttagtattttttggtatattaatttgttggatttttagtatatgatttattaaaaatgagtagcgagtatctcacagtcgagcacactcgattttAGTACTAAAGCGAcaaccaaatatagttttcggtatgttttagtatttttcttatatacattttctatatttttagaatagcgagtatctcacagttgagcacgcTCGATCGAAGGTTGGTATCTTcggtatttttatagtatattaatttgctatatttttacaatagtGCTTCATTGAAAATGGATAGCAAGTAGCAcaagtcaagcacactcgattgtagccgATCAACttgttttagttattttacTTAAAGCGATTCTTTCAACAGTTGAATTGCTGTAGCTTCGAAAAGGTAGTGAACATTGTGAagaaatctggtatattttttactctcTGGTATATGTTGTACTCTACCgtcataccaaatatagtcttcggtatttagtatttttagtacattaaatatcaaatatctCACAGTTGACTGGCTCTTCAACTAGTTTTAGTTATTATCTAAAAAATACTctttcaacaatttaattggtATAGTTTTGAATAACCAGCGAAAcattataaagtatatttgtgcaaaacaaaattgttattattttttgctttttattagaCTTTCTCGTAAttgataaatatgaaatacaacaaaaaaaatgaattcggCATCGACTTCGACTTAATGAATAGTacacaaatgaatgaaaatagcAATGcgataataatgataataatagaTTCATGCTGGAAATGtgaagagagacagagatacgCAAGAGGAAGATTAGATAAGAAAAACGATGTCATCGGCGACCATGATTTGATTATCCTCGGTCATGCGATGCATCGCGGCATCGATTTCACCGGCAGTAAATGGCTCCGCGTTGTTCTCATTGATCGCCTTGCTAATCCGGCTGACGGGCAGACTTTGTTCGCGTGCCTCGCGGAACAGACGCTGCAAACCGTTCTTGAAGAGACCCAGCCTCGATTCACTAATCGTTGATGTCGCCTCGGATTCTGTCGACTGACTTTCTGTGGCCGCCGATGCTTCactgtgttgctgttgttgctgggcgGGCAGCGAACGTCGAGTTTCGCGACGGGTTAAATCGCCAGCATCTGGTTGAGGTGTCTCAATCTCCTCCTCATCGCTGTCGTAGTCGGGTTCGATACGTGTGCGTTTGCTGCGACGCGATGGCGAACgttctgttgttgcttcttgctgctcctgctcctgatTCTCTTCGTCACTGTCGCCGTTGCCATTGCGTCGCCGCTTGTTGCCCGCTCGCTCCTTCTCGAGCACCTTCTTGAAATAGGCAAACTGCACCAACTCGATGGCCGAGTGCGCATCATCGATGGTCACCGTCTTCGACATCCGAGCACGCGCATGTGCCGTCGCCAAACGGATCAACGTCTCCAGCGTACGCGCCGTGATCGGCTGAGTGCGGGCCACATCCGATTCGACGGCCTCTTGGGAGCGCAGTCGTGAATACTCGTTGGCAATCGCCTCGCATGCCTGCTCCGTCAGCTTAGGCTTCATGCACTTGGCAATGTGGATGTACTTGCGCATGAACTCCACCGAGAGGATCTTCTCGTGACGCTTGCGCGACTTTCCATGCAGCAGTGCATCATACTTCTCATACACCTCCGTGTCCTTCTTCTGTAAAGCAGAGAAATCGATGTATTAAAAGCAGATCAAGGTATTTAAAAGGCCAATCTTTATCttttaacttttcaatttaaattggatATTAAAAGCAGCTAAAGGAACTTAAAAGCCTAATCCATGAACCGTAAATTCGTAGTTTTACGAtgcaactttttaaattaaatttgatattaaaagcaattcaCCGAATCTAAAAGTTTAATGCATAAGTTCTTCTTTTTGTGATAgcaatttatacatttatttttttagtcaTTTTGAACTCTTAATCTTTGTTCGAAATAAGAAATGTGAAGCAATTactaaatttgatatttatttttaaaagttgaactttaattatttatcttttaacttttcaatttaagtttGATAATAAAAGCAGATCGAGGATGTACTTCAAACCATCAAATTTTAAGCTATTCAAATCTGATTAACGAATCTAAAAGTTCTTATTTTTCTAATAgaaatttatacttttaatttttcttatcATTTTTAACTCCTTATTTCATTtcgaaattcaaaatgtatagcaattattaaattccaTAATTCTCTTTAAAAGCTGAACTCTTTATCttttaacttttcaatttaaattggtAATAATCCTTAAgttcttcctttttttaatacaaattaaaacttttctttcttttaataactttcaacTCTTAATTTCAGAGTGAActaaaaaatgtgaaacaatTACTGAAGTTAGTCTTTCGTTTTATCAACTTAAATTTGACATCCGTCTGAAGACCTTACGCTCTGCCTGATCTCATTGCAATAAGGATTTGTATAcattattacaataattttgatataaaaaGCAGCTCAACGAATCTAAAAGGCTAATCTTTACCttttaacttttcaatttaagtttGATATTAAAAGCAGTTCAATGAATTTAAACGGATAATCCgtaagttcttttttttgtaattcaaatttagacttttcattttcaaaatcattttcaacTCTAGTTCagtttgaaatacaaaatgtgagacaattcttaaatttcataattctCTTTTTAAAAGTTGAACCGTAATTCtttaacttttcaatttaaattggatATTAAAAGCAGAAATTAAAAGGATAATAAGTGaatagaaattttatatttttaatttcttgacGCACCTGCTCTGTGTTGGAGACAAACGACAGCGAATCGGCATAGGAGCTGCCCATGGTGAGGGGCTCGCCATCGGCTTCCTTGGGATTGCGATAGCGATGCATGCGGACCACATGATCGGAGATCATTTGATCCACATCGCTATCGATGACATCCAGCATGACGAACAACAAATCGAAACGCGACAGCAGAGAATCCTGCAATCCAATGTTCTCCATGGGAGTTTTGTATTGATCGtactaaaagaaaagaatagtAAGGAGCATGATTAGCATAAGAAACATAATTGCATTCAAGTAAACACTTCCTATAAACAATCTAAATGAATGTTATATGATTTCATAATGATTTTCAGTATGATTTTTGGTGATATTCACAAATTTCTAGAAAATAGTTAGatctaaattattattattaaagctaaatgtatttatatatatatatatttaaagtcacttaaaatgtctaaaaaattgtaatttttaatgacAATTTTGTGGCATCTTCTTCATCATTAAGTTAAGCTATGACACAAACCATAACTAATATTTTAACCAGTGCTTATGAATGAAAACTCTTTTAAATGGATTGAATTTGAGTTGAAGCAATGAAATGtaatcaataattatttaatgatttttaagtgatgcaataaaatgcaatttcttcATTAAATTAAGCCACGACACAAACCATAGCAAGTATTTGAACCTGTGCTTAACGGAGACGCAACCCCGTTTAAGgaattttgaatgaatttaaaatcatGAATGTACAAATCTATCAAATGGAATTATTTTGATGAAAAGCAATGAAATGAAGTGAATTTTCTTACCCGGCCGTAGACGGGATTGGCGGCTGCCAAGACGGAGCAGCGTGCATTGAGCGAGGCGTGGATGCCGGCCTTGGAGATGGTGACGCGTCCCTGTTCCATCACCTCGTGGATGGCCGTGCGATCAATGTCGCTCATCTTGTCGAACTCATCGATGCAAACGACGCCGCGATCCGCCAGCACCATGGCGCCCGCCTCCAAGCGTCGTTCGTTTGTCTCCTGATCCGTGGTCACAGCGGCTGTTAAACCAACGCCGCTGGAGCCGCGTCCCGTGGTGGGAATGGCACGCGGTGCCGTATTCAGCACATAGCGGAGCAGCTGTGACTTGGCCACGGACGGATCACCGATAAGCAGGACATTGATATCGCCACGCAGCCGTGTGCCATTGGGCAGCAGCTTCTCGACGCCGCCGAGCAGGAGACAAAGGATCGCTTGCTTCACATACGCATGTCCGTGAATCGATGGTGCCAGACTCTTGCTGAGCAGCTCAAAGATGTCGTTGTTCTTGGCCAGCTTCTTGCAGAGCATAATGTCCTCGCGCGAAATGTCCAGATTGCTCTCTTTGCTCAGCAGCGAAATGTTATTCGCCAGCAGCACTGTGCGAAAGGTGCCCGAGGTGTAGCCACCATGTTTGCCGGGCAGACAACGATAGTTGCCCACAATCTGGACACGATCGCCGGGCTTGCAGCGATCGACCAGATCATCATCGCACACAATGTCAACGGCACGCGGCAATTGGCCGGCGGGCGCCTTCTCTGGCATCTCCTGGATGGTGATGCGTTGATGATCCTTGTACACCGAGAGTCCGAATTCGGTTTCCAGCAGATTGCCATCGTCGTCCTTGGTGGGATAGACGGCACTGGAGGGCACCGCCTCAAACGAGGTCAGATCTGTGTACTTGCGTTCCAGTACTTTGCGTGTCGCTGGACAATAGTGAACGCTGCGCACCACCTTCGGGTGGATGAGCGAGACTTTGGTGACAATGCCCTCGACGCACACCAGATTACCCAGATAGACGGAGGTGAGGGAACGGGGCGTCACATGCCGATTGCCAAAGCAGCCCTCGAAGCCCACAAAGAAATCCTCGTGCTGTTTGGCATAGCTGGGCTCAATGGTGGACACGTACTCTTTGAGTGCACGACCGAATGCGAGCTGTTCGTCGGAGGCGTTGCTCAGCAGGCCGAGAGCGCGCTGTTGATTTTTGCGCTTGAGATCGTTGATGTTGACCACCAGACGCTTGGACTTTTCAGCAATCATGTCTTTGACGTGGCCGGCATAGATGCCCTGGTCCTCTTCGTCGTCCAGAAAGTCCACATATTCGCGCTGTATGTCCTTGATGTACTGTTCCGCGTCGTGTGCCATTTCGTCGAGCAATAATTTCACAATgaaacaagcaaacaacaaacaagcagaTTTGCCCGCCGCACGccgcaaatgcaattgcaatttttggcGCGAATTCGCGcagggctgctgctgcgtcgaTAGCGAAAATGTCTATCGCGTCGATGCAGATATTCGATAATTTGGCACTGCGATATCAAGTTGCAAGAGTGACCATTGAAGTGCTGTTTATACCTGCGTATTTAAGTGTagactttttatatttagtgtGCATCGAagatacaaacaaaatatcaCTGCATGCGCAACGATAAATCTGAAGAGCATtcgataatttaatttcaatatgttAGCGCTAGTTGTGaatgttgtttgcatttgctaCTGTCAATGCTTCTTCTTATTTTCTATGCTGTTGCCTCGAACCAGCAAAGTTAGTGTTTAGTTTGGCACATTTGCGTATAATTTTCTCGTCAAAGCTATAATTGcatataatattgaaataaaaataaacgcgAAACAAATTACATTGAATATGGCCAGTGGAGCTGAGGTAGGAGAGCTGCGGGTGAACACGTGACCAATGCACGTGTGCTTTTTATACAACAAATTGGccgtcgttttttttttatgtttttatgcaGAAAACACATCGCGCTCCACCAGCAGCTGGCGACCGAGACGACGATGAGCAGgaacaagcacaacaactgcagcaagaCGATGAGAATATTATGAACGAACAGCCAATTGAGATAAGCTCGGACTCGAGTCTCGGGGATAGCGCGAGTGAAGCGCATCTGGATTCGGACAGTGAGATAAGCATTATTGATGACTCGCAGGATGATGTCGACGATGATAGCGAGGGCGATTCACAAAACGAAGAACGGCTGCAGGATGAGTTTGCAATGATATTGGCGATGCCATTCAAGGAGCATAAATTGTATATGCAATTGTGCCATACGGCATTGTAAGTGCAGGCCAATTGGCCAATTTCATGTTATGTTACAGTTGTTCCGCCACCAATTGCAGCAAAATCAATGCGTTTGAGAACATCAATGTGGCGATTAGCGCCTTCGAGAAGTACTCGACAATTCCAGCGCACATCTGGCTGCGCTACCTGAAGACCCTCAAGGCAGTGACCCAAACACCCGAGGAGCACGAGACTTACTATTCCAAATGCGCCACAGCCCTAAGCAGCTATTATGGTAAGTCGAACTCTTACAGTATTGTAGCTTGTCAACCATTTAAATGATACAAATTTGTAGATGAAAACCTGGCCGAGTTCATACTAAAAGGTGTGGAGACGCTCCATCCAACAGAGTTGTGGACCAACTTGCTCTGTGATTATGGCATTGAACGTGGGGATTTTATGGTCAAAGTGCGTGGTTTACTCCAAGCAACTGAGAACAAAGAGCTGGAGCAAGCTTTGAGTGAGCAATGCGTTGCATGGAACTGCAGCGAGCAAGAGCTGAAGGAAATGTCACAGATCATTGGCGACTTTAAGGCAAAGCTGAAGGAGAGAAGCGAGAATTCGTCGTGGCTGCAGGAAATGTTTCTGTTGCGTGTCGACACGTTGCCGGTGAGCAAACGCTGCAAAGTGTCGCTCGACAAAGTGATCTACGAGCTGAGCCTGTGCAAGTGGGCAAGCAACAGCGAACTCTGGCTGGACTACATTGCCTATATGCAGACACCGGTCGATAAGGAGAGCGAAAAAAGCCAGCTGAATTATATGATCCTTAACGATGGTTATTTAAAGTGCAAACCAATGGAGTTGATACGACGTGCTTTGCTGGCAATGCCAAGCATTAAATTGAATCACAAGTTCTTGCAGCTAATGGAACAACATGATTATCCACTCGACAAGGTCGATGCGGAGCTGGGACAGCTGTTTGCACGCATCGAGCAGTACATGGAGATGACggtggagctggagctggactATTTGGCGTATCGTGTGCGTCACATACAGATCGATGTGGAGCAACAGGTAAGGATTACGATTCTTGTTCATGATAACTGAAACCTATCGCCCTAATTTCCAGGTGTCTGCTTTGCGTGCCGCCTTTCGCCAGGCATGGAATCGTTTGTCGGAGAAATATGGCGAGCTGGCGGACACTGGCTACGAGGTGCTGCAGCTGTGGGCGCTGGTTGAATACGCCACTCTCAAAAGTCCCAACGAAGGCGCTGCCATTTGGTCCGAGATCTTCAGTGAGTGTGAAGTGGCTTAAACTCTTAAGGAAATGCTTTACTAAAGTATGCTCTTTTTAGGCTATCCCGGCAGCAGCGATCGCGTTGATCTTTGGCTCGCTTGTGCCCAGATGGATGCCGAATATAACGGCGGACGCAAGATACGCAGTCTGCTGCAACAGGCGCTGAGCACGCTGCCCGCTAATGTTGTGGGCATTAGTGATCTGTATCGGCGCTATGAACGTTGCTTTGGCAACTACGAAACCATCGCCCAGTGTCAGGCGTATTGCACGGAAATCCAGCTGAGCAATCATGTGTCGGCGCCACAGCGCAGCACAACGTTTGCCCAAGGCAGACGTCAGCCAGTGCAGCCAAAAACGGCGAACAAGAAGCATTTCGCAGgcggagcaggaggaggagctCAATCACCGTCTagcaaaaagttgaaaaaggATTTGCCAGCGCACAAGAAGCaaccaccgccgccgccaccgccagcagcagctgcaccgCCAGCGCctattaaaaaagaaacatttgaAACGAAACCAGCCAACTTTAAGTACTcaagtgagtgagagagagattgaaCACATCAAgttatatattacattattcTATACAATTTGCAGCCACTTTGGAGACTAACAAGATATTCGTTAAGAACTTGCATGCGGGCTGTACGCAACAGGAGCTAACCGAGGCATTCCAAGGCTATGGCCACATCAAGGATGTGCGTCTCGTGTTCAAGCAGTAAGCAGTCAAAAAATCGATTGGCAGTCTTTCGAATATTCATCATTTAACTCTTCTTCGTCTCTGCAGGAATCAGCGGTTCAAGGGCATTGCGTACATTGAGTTTGAGCTGCCGGAGCAGGCACAAAAGGCCGTCGACGGCGCCAATGGATTGGAGCTGGGCGGATTGCCGATTTCGGTTGCCATCTCAAATCCGCCGCCAAAGCCAATGTCAGCAACAGCTGCCGCCGCACCCAAAGTGGGGGAAAAGCGTCGCATGCCCACAACTCTGATACCCACAAAATTGGTAATGCTCGAGGCGAAGCGTCGCAAGAAACTCGATTTGGATGAGGCAACGGCGTCTGccacatcatcaacagcatcatcagcgGATGCCAATGGCAAAGCCAACATCGATgacgaaaaagaaaaggaacAGAAGGAGGTCTCGAATGCGACGACGACACCAAAGTCCAACGATGACTTTCGCAAGCTCTTTAATATCTAAGTTAAATCTACAAAATTAGTTTTCTAAGCTCTTTCTTTCGCACGCCAACTGCTTCTTCAATGTTAGAAATCGAATTGAAGCAGacaatgaaaattgaataatttgaattttcgatCTTTTGAAATACGTATAGTTTGATGCATGCTTTTTGTGTTGGTtgtcttctttattttttattttttttggctaaaCTTTTGCATGAAACTTgtacataataaaaacaaaactgtatTAATGTAaacgcaaaacaacaaaaacaattgatgAATGTACAAAACTACAATTAAATCATTCAATAATTAGAGTTAGCTAACTTTAATGTAAATGCGTCTTTTGTGGTGGATTTAATCCTGAAGATCTTTTGAAAATGTGGCAGAATATTCGAAACAGAACATAACTCGGCTAGCAACTAGCTTTTTGTCATCTTAATAGTTAATACTATCAACTGTCATTCAAGGATTTTAAGGACATTCCTACGAAATTCAcctgaaattttttcaagggctTCACATAGAAAAAATGgccacaaattgcaaattccGCTGTAACTCCGCCATTTAAAGGACAATCGACATGTCCTTTGGCAGAAAGATAGTCCTAATCAATAAAAAGTGATTggcataccaaaaaggacgaatatcCTGCAAGGATTCAAGTTagaaggacttttttgtttatacaaaaTAGCGTATTTCTCAGCTGTATCCCGTCTGATCCTGGCGAGTCCTGTGTCAAACGACATCTTTCAGTAAGGACTGTTGTCCCACCAAAGGATATTCGAATCGTCCTTGTGGTTATCAAGATATACCGAAATTTATGATTTCAGCTGATTTTTTAAGgggaaaatggcaaaaaaaaaaaatttgaatttttccgCCGTATTAAATCGACAAATAAAACATCCGTTTTACAGCTCACAACATTATCCTTTTTAATATGCAGTTTACAGACTTTCTACTTATTATAtgtactataatatatatagtaaacgATTTTAAACTACGTTCGGAACTTGACGCTCTTG
Coding sequences:
- the LOC117569214 gene encoding RNA-binding protein 4F; protein product: MASGAEKTHRAPPAAGDRDDDEQEQAQQLQQDDENIMNEQPIEISSDSSLGDSASEAHLDSDSEISIIDDSQDDVDDDSEGDSQNEERLQDEFAMILAMPFKEHKLYMQLCHTAFKINAFENINVAISAFEKYSTIPAHIWLRYLKTLKAVTQTPEEHETYYSKCATALSSYYDENLAEFILKGVETLHPTELWTNLLCDYGIERGDFMVKVRGLLQATENKELEQALSEQCVAWNCSEQELKEMSQIIGDFKAKLKERSENSSWLQEMFLLRVDTLPVSKRCKVSLDKVIYELSLCKWASNSELWLDYIAYMQTPVDKESEKSQLNYMILNDGYLKCKPMELIRRALLAMPSIKLNHKFLQLMEQHDYPLDKVDAELGQLFARIEQYMEMTVELELDYLAYRVRHIQIDVEQQVSALRAAFRQAWNRLSEKYGELADTGYEVLQLWALVEYATLKSPNEGAAIWSEIFSYPGSSDRVDLWLACAQMDAEYNGGRKIRSLLQQALSTLPANVVGISDLYRRYERCFGNYETIAQCQAYCTEIQLSNHVSAPQRSTTFAQGRRQPVQPKTANKKHFAGGAGGGAQSPSSKKLKKDLPAHKKQPPPPPPPAAAAPPAPIKKETFETKPANFKYSTTLETNKIFVKNLHAGCTQQELTEAFQGYGHIKDVRLVFKQNQRFKGIAYIEFELPEQAQKAVDGANGLELGGLPISVAISNPPPKPMSATAAAAPKVGEKRRMPTTLIPTKLVMLEAKRRKKLDLDEATASATSSTASSADANGKANIDDEKEKEQKEVSNATTTPKSNDDFRKLFNI